In Vanessa cardui chromosome 28, ilVanCard2.1, whole genome shotgun sequence, one genomic interval encodes:
- the LOC124541407 gene encoding PR domain zinc finger protein 5-like: protein MGKSKRGEYLYRCKCCLDEVGLKNMWTEYYRDGEREIYGEMLTDCFALSWEQPPGDTEMEHICETCVSRLRDAMNFKKEILYTEHLILEQLKNVTNEHIKQEEESEDEIETEYLSIEFLEEDENERDKSDIKIERPQVKQEKEVLMINRRSKKYTDDDLEKCLEAVRTKALSQNKASILYSVPRKAISSAIARHRNEKSNQEDDKETQFNAVISENKKQSPIAALRNELRKHGDNIATLLIHTNATPLRCQNDFGYTCSFCPKAYIKPADLKQHTLQNHDTDEKRNYIKGKHVRSYLAKLDITGLKCIICDTKIDSLDDMMLHLKEHGKTMHLDINNHIVPFKFDGQELKCTACKIVFNKFKMLLEHMNRHSKNYVCDICGSGYVNRSTFNLHHQSHDKGSFSCKHCPKVFETKMKKRSHELAVHVHLQKKSKCGFCGERFSTRRKKEKHISSVHGVLIQGVKCQVCQKICPTQSALTIHTKRDHLQERRFACNSCEMRFFGSQELKHHILKHTGVREFQCDVCKKCFGKKWTLREHMRLHSDDRRYKCDFCSMSFIQRCSLKGHLKSKHNGAYTLCQSKKELR, encoded by the exons atgggAAAAAGTAAAAGAggtgaatatttatatagatgtaaATGTTGCTTGGATGAAGTAGGCTTAAAGAATATGTGGACGGAGTATTACAGAGATGGTGAAAGAGAGATTTATGGGGAAATGTTGACGGACTGTTTTGCGCTTTCT TGGGAACAACCACCAGGAGACACAGAGATGGAACACATATGTGAGACCTGTGTGTCTCGTCTCCGAGATGCAATGAACTTTAAAAAAGAGATATTATACACGGAGCATTTGATTTTGGAACAATTAAAGAATG TAACCAATGAGCACATAAAGCAGGAGGAAGAGTCTGAAGATGAAATAGAAACGGAATATTTGAGTATAGAATTTTTAGAAGAAGATGAAAATGAGAGAGATAAATCAG ATATAAAAATCGAGAGACCTCAAGTGAAACAGGAAAAAGAAGTGTTGATGATAAATAGAAGAAGCAAGAAGTACACGGATGATGATTTAGAGAAGTGTCTAGAAGCTGTCAGGACAAAGGCGTTATCACAGAACAAGGCTTCGATACTTTATAGCGTGCCAAGGAAGGCAATCAGCTCGGCTATTGCTA ggCATCGAAACGAGAAATCAAATCAAGAAGACGATAAAGAAACGCAGTTCAACGCTGTAATAAGTGAAAACAAAAAGCAATCTCCTATAGCTGCTCTTCGAAATGAATTAAGAAAACATGGAGATAACATCGCTACACTACTCATCCATACAAACGCTACTCCACTTCGTTGCCAAAACGATTTCGGCTACACGTGCAGTTTCTGTCCCAAAGCCTACATTAAACCCGCCGACCTCAAACAACATACATTACAAAACCACGATACAGACGAAAAGAGAAATTACATAAAAGGAAAACACGTTCGGAGCTATTTGGCCAAACTGGATATAACCGGTTTGAAATGTATAATATGCGACACCAAAATCGACAGCTTGGACGATATGATGCTCCATTTGAAAGAACACGGAAAGACAATGCATTTGGATATAAACAATCATATCGTACCGTTCAAATTCGACGGGCAGGAATTGAAATGTACAGCATGCAAAATAGTtttcaataaattcaaaatgttaCTCGAACATATGAATCGACATTCGAAGAACTACGTGTGTGATATATGTGGCTCGGGATACGTGAACCGTTCGACGTTCAATCTCCACCATCAGAGTCACGATAAAGGATCGTTTTCCTGCAAACATTGCCCGAAAGTTTTCGAAACTAAAATGAAGAAGAGGTCTCACGAATTGGCAGTTCACGTGCATCTGCAGAAGAAATCCAAGTGCGGTTTTTGCGGGGAGAGATTCAGTACGagaagaaagaaagagaaaCATATATCTTCTGTCCACGGAGTTCTCATACAGGGCGTGAAATGCCAAGTTTGTCAAAAGATATGTCCAACACAAAGTGCCCTAACTATCCATACAAAGAGAGATCACTTACAAGAACGAAGATTTGCTTGCAATTCATGTGAAATGAGATTCTTTGGTAGTCAAGAACTAAAACACCATATATTAAAACACACCGGTGTTAGGGAATTTCAGTGTGACGTCTGTAAGAAGTGTTTTGGTAAGAAATGGACGTTGAGGGAACATATGCGCTTACATTCAGATGACAGGCGCTATAAATGCGACTTCTGTTCTATGTCGTTTATACAGAGATGTAGTTTAAAAGGACATTTGAAGTCGAAACATAATGGCGCATATACCCTATGCCAATCGAAGAAGGAATTAAGATAA
- the LOC124541408 gene encoding zinc finger protein draculin-like, whose product MENNLNNTHFGKCRFCFCNGNHRDIMKEYNFNGIREVYFDLFQECFNLYLCTNGRSSLICLPCIQKLREAFSFRMMVVNAEQQLLDALDEKQTYFVNLGEPPIDIDVKEEKTGEVKSELNDSDGNVDDEDYSDKYDEIMTDAHSTADEDLVDGEAEFLARFPPGTLPPLPTRATLEYRCKQFVKELELLKGKKITPKSIRNLVTDPTQHRIRNVYMTEKLAHITNLSTILEHSNLTAFKTRRRSGFPCFYCRRIYENFEILRDHQYNDKCKSNMKKILSKSIMERLVVYVHITEIKCTICDQILPNLNELKSHLTKIHKKKLHPEYGDRIIPFKLTKGNEYECQTCGFNFETFGAIERHMNVHYRNFVCDQCGAGYVTQSRLKVHLKYSHIKGVFPCDICNKVFNTQYKHKCHVDAVHKMVKKNKCPKCPERFTDYFDRHQHMVEAHGEQPLRYRCNVCDTVFKRRYALSLHMKRRHLEVKDKECSLCSYKCHTIAELKAHMIKHNGERTYECMVCKKSYARKKTLKEHMRIHNNDRRFVCVVCGQAFVQNCSLKGHMKAHHADYVNGLPRS is encoded by the exons atggaaaataatttaaataacacacacTTTGGTAAATGCAGATTTTGTTTCTGCAATGGCAATCATAGAGATATCATGAAGGAATATAACTTCAATGGAATACGAGAAGTTTACTTCGATTTATTTCaggaatgttttaatttatat TTATGCACAAACGGCAGGAGCTCTTTGATATGTCTACCGTGTATCCAGAAGTTGAGAGAAGCTTTTAGCTTCCGTATGATGGTTGTGAATGCTGAGCAACAGTTATTAGACGCATTGGACGAGAAGCAGACATACTTTGTTAACT TGGGGGAACCGCCTATCGATATTGATGTTAAAGAGGAGAAGACAGGGGAAGTTAAGAGTGAGCTGAATGATTCAGATGGCAACGTTGACGACGAGGATTATTCGGACAAGTACGATG aaattatgaCAGACGCACATTCGACCGCTGATGAGGATTTAGTTGATGGTGAAGCAGAGTTCCTCGCCCGCTTCCCCCCCGGCACTCTGCCCCCCCTTCCAACCAGAGCGACCTTGGAGTACAGATGTAAACAGTTCGTTAAGGAATTGGAGTTGTTGAAAG gTAAAAAAATCACACCGAAATCTATAAGAAATCTAGTGACAGATCCAACACAGCACAGGATACGGAACGTGTATATGACAGAGAAACTCGCGCACATAACGAATTTATCGACGATTTTAGAACATTCGAACCTCACAGCCTTCAAGACTAGACGGAGATCCGGCTTTCCCTGCTTCTACTGCAGACGCATTTACGAAAACTTCGAAATCCTCCGCGACCATCAATACAACGACAAATGCAAATCGAACATGAAGAAAATCCTGAGCAAATCCATCATGGAGAGATTGGTGGTGTACGTTCACATCACGGAAATCAAGTGTACCATTTGCGACCAAATTCTTCCAAATCTGAACGAGTTGAAGTCTCATTTAACGAAGATCCACAAGAAGAAATTACACCCAGAATACGGGGATCGTATCATACCGTTCAAGCTCACAAAAGGAAACGAATACGAGTGCCAGACTTGTGGGTTTAACTTCGAAACCTTTGGCGCGATAGAGCGTCATATGAACGTTCATTACAGGAACTTTGTGTGCGATCAGTGCGGCGCGGGTTACGTCACTCAGAGTAGACTGAAAGTGCATTTGAAATACTCTCATATAAAAGGTGTTTTTCCGTGCGATATATGTAATAAAGTGTTCAATACTCAGTACAAACACAAGTGCCATGTGGATGCAGTGCATAAAATGGTGAAGAAGAACAAGTGTCCAAAGTGCCCTGAACGTTTCACGGATTATTTCGACCGTCACCAGCATATGGTGGAAGCTCATGGGGAACAACCCCTGAGATATCGCTGTAATGTCTGCGATACTGTCTTCAAGAGACGCTATGCTCTATCGCTGCATATGAAAAGGCGGCATTTGGAGGTCAAAGATAAGGAATGTTCGTTATGCAGCTACAAATGTCACACGATAGCAGAACTGAAAGCCCATATGATCAAACACAATGGAGAAAGGACGTATGAGTGCATGGTCTGTAAGAAGTCGTATGCTAGGAAGAAAACACTGAAGGAGCATATGAGGATTCATAATAATGATCGGAGGTTCGTTTGCGTGGTGTGTGGACAGGCCTTTGTCCAAAATTGCAGTCTGAAAGGGCATATGAAGGCGCATCATGCGGATTATGTCAACGGTTTGCCAAGaagctaa